The genomic segment CTTTAGCCACCACACAGTGGCAAGTATCGCTCTCAGATTCTGGAGATTGATAGCCATGAAAATAATCAGCTGAAGCAGTAACCACTTACTTTCACGATTAGTTAACTCTTTTATCATCTTGTCAATCACCTATGATGTAAGTTATGCTGAATCCTGCTAAGAGATTTCATTTTTCACATCATACCcctatttttttaacatgtaCAACAATCGTGCTCATGTAATATTTGTGAAAAAATAAGGGGGACTAGTGTAATGTATTAGTGTAAtgcaattttttaaacaatcaaGAGGTATCCTGTAGGACCCCAAATCGGTGGGGTATTGGGCAAAATCTGAGATAAATACAAAAGTGCGAGTGTAAAATACTCAGACCAATATGTTATTTGCACACCAAAAACTGGAAAACTAAAAATTCTACCTTTTTGTGCCTAGGGTGTGGGACTTCGTTTCAGCATgtgaaaaaaatagaataaaagaaaaatgatccTGGCTATTACCTGAACCGTGGAAAGAAAGCACTGCTTAAGGTTTGAGTTAGGTTAACAGCTTGAACATCTTCAGTTGAGCTACATCAATCAATACACCTTCAAACTTTAGTTCAGCAAAACCAAacttaataaaaagatattcaCCTTCAAAATGAAAGGTAATACAGAAGTCACTTACTACGTCTCAGTTTCATTTGCTTTTGACTCATGGTGTGGTGCTTTAACAGCATATATTGCACATGGCCTGTTATAACAGTACTTAATACCAAGTTTTCTTGTCTCAAATGACCATCCAACAAAGACCAAATATTGCACAGAGCCTTCGATTGCTGGAGCCCATACAACTTGTCCAACACTCAAAGACTTGTCAATTCCTTTGACGGCCTGTACCTCTCCACTGCAAAATAACTGTTGTAATTAGCATTTCCTGTCTAAAAGGTTACATCACTCATTATCAATTTAACATAAAACCATATATTATTCAAAACCTAGTTATGTCGATGACAAAAAGGGCAGGCTGCCTCTTCCCTGCATACGTCTCTCCCCATTCTTCCTCCCATTCTCCTTGAGCTTTCCAAGTACCACCATCCTTGTCTGAAGAACTACGTTTCTGGTAGCCACCCAGATCATTGAATGTGGGCTTTGCAGGAGCTGGTTCTTCAGCTGCATACGCTATACAAGTTTCATTCAAATTCCAAGAGATCCCCTCAAACCTACAATAACACAAAACAGCAATCCAGCTCATAAATTTTAGCTGGCAACAGAGTTTCGTGCACAAGTTTGATTTGGTGcattattgaataaattattgctcatttttcactttttaaaaacTGAGCAATTATTTCTCGAGAAATAAACACTTCCAAACATGTACGTCGGTTTAATATTACTGTCTACCACTACTTTTTCACTCTACCTCTGACCTATTTCCAATCGTATCTCCATTTCTATCCTTGTTTTTTCTCCATTTCTCTTCATACAAACACTTTTCTTTGCCAATTTTATTTCATCCACTATGGTTCTCTCCTCTCTACAAGACCCTTATAGGAGCTCTATCAGTTAACTTTTAAACAGTTGAAGTACGTAATAAGTTAAACTTAGAAGCTCAATTCCTTTTACTTTCGTATCTTCTAATCTGTTATAAATGTCATCTATGAAAAGAGTGTATCCCAAACATAGCTAAAGCAGTATAAGAACCTATTTGAATAAACTACTTCAGAAGCACTTACAGCTATacgaaaagaaaataataacaaataaataaagaaactttctcgaaaattaaaattagctgatttataagataaaattcaTGTTTTAGAAAAGTTAAACTTAGTTTctacacaaattaaaattagcTTATAAGTTAAATCGTGAAACTTTATGAgcaaaagattatttttaagttatatttatttaattttatcttcttactttttctaatatttgaataaaaaattattcaaacacGCAAAAGAGCAATAATAAGTTTACCATCCATCAGTGTACACAGAACCGTGCTTAGATTGAGGGACATGGAACTCCTTTTCCAGTTGAGAGGAGCTCCAAATTTCAAAGCGGCAAGGACCTTCATTCTCGGGATTCCGAACAATCAGCAGCTTGGAGGCAGAAGGCGACGGAACCATGGCGGAGACTCCGCTCAATTCGATCGGAAAGGGAGCCCAGTGAAACGCAACGGTGCCGTCGCTTTGTCTGAGCAGGGAAGCGGAGAGGATGGACTTCTTCCTCTTGTTGGTCAAAAGGTTGGGTTGACTAACGCAAAACATTGCCTGCGAAGCCAAGCCTGCCATGCAAAACGAAACAAAAATGGTGAGCAATGGGAAGTGAAGTGAAACATGAAGGGAATTGGTGTGGATGAAACTGACCGGCGTGGGAGTTGAAGAGCCATGCCTTGTCGACGGAGGGGATGACGGTGAATTGGTGGAGCAGGTCGGAGTGAAAGGCGTATTCCTGCTCCGTGGCTTGGTTTTCGTCTTCCATTGGTGAAAGTGGTGAAAACGAAAACCTTCTTCTGCAACAGATTGAAGCTAATAGAATGAacgaatgaatgaatgaataacGAAATGGATGATTAGGGAAGAAAATGTTACGCAGTGAGGGGAAGCGTTGTTGGAGTTGGAGTGATGAGCGTTGACAATGAACAAATTAGATTACGATTAAGATTTGGAAGATAAAGTGGGAAAAACAAAGATGGTGCTACTCTTCCACACCAATTACAGACGCTGGGTGTTCTACCAAACATGCTGCATATTTTAacacacatttttttatcaagacGCAAATGTGATTTCTTTTATtggatttaaaatacattatcataataataaataaacaataaaccagtaaagaaaataatatgtatattgtgttaaagttgtgaaaataaaatatatatatatatatatatatatatatatttgaaatatatatttttacttcacAATATTacataatcttattttaatttttggtattgaaagatatttttattgtgtttcaTTTATATagtatgtttttatttgttagaAAAATTAATAGTGTAGAAAAATACTTTACAAGTATATAAGTATGCAATAGATATTTCTGTAGTGATTTAAACGTGAAAATTTAgcacaaagaaaaaataatttaacttatacaataaaattaaaaactcaattttgtttcacttgtaaaattaataaatattttgattgtttgaaattttattcatatgtaattatataatatttatataatgatttcatttttatctaattattattttatactttgatAAAATATATCCACATATCTCATAGTCCCCTAGTATACTAGTGAAAATTAAGGGGAATAGgcaaaatacataaaatatatcgACACTATTATTTCCAACACATTTCTAGCAGAGGGTGACAAACAGGTTTGTCCTCATTTTTATTATCACAAACAGTTGGTGGCTCTTTTAATCCTTCATGGCTCTATCCATTACTTGAGCGTTTAGGTCTTCAGGAAATCTCGTGATTCGCTTGCCCCGTATTTGCAGTACTTGTTGAACCACACCCCAATGTTAAGGAAAGATTCCATGTCAGATTGTGGCCTGCAAAAATATAAcagaaaataagttaaaatcaGGAGTGATTCTCTCATTCCAGTAGGCTGTCTACCTTTTCAGTGCATGAACATCATTTTGAAACATAATGATCTTGACATCTACACCTTTCTCCTTCAAAGCCCGAGCATACTGCACATTTAAACATTTCAACTTTTACTGTCAATAGTACCAATAAAGATGGTAACTCCTCACTGTGACTATCCAAAAGCTACTAAGTACTTACTTGCAACCCATCATAAATTGGAACACGAACATCTTGGGCACCTAATAGGAATAGTGTTGGTGCTTTTACCTGCATAACTCATCAAAATACAAACTATCATTCCAGAATTCAGCTGTAAGatggacaaaaaaaaaactaccatCTTAAGAGCTCCATCAGTCCATGTGAATACTATATAAAGTACTTCATATACAGAATCAATAGAAAGGACACAAAGGATAAAAGGAGATGAAATTTAAGCTTCATTGCAAGTGAAAAAAATAGGGTCCACTCAGTTTGCTCAAAAGCTTAACAACGTTGCAGGGAGTATCATCGGTAACAAGTAATGAGATGCCTATGCCTCTACGTTCTTATATTGCAATGAGCAAAGGGTTTTTTATGGTTTACTTTTTAATGATCAAGGtagatttcttttttcaatatgGTTTTGTTGAGAGCTCTTATAAATACCAGCGAAATTCAATCTGCAAGTGTTTATTCAGCTCAATGTACATACCTTTGAGACGTGTGAAATGGGAGACTTGTTATAAAGGAGAGTCAAATCATCTGCGGAAGGTGGTTCAGTAAAGCAATTTCTGGCAGTGGTTCCACAAGCTTCTACATAGCACCAATCAGGGATATCTGTTGTTCCAATCATCAGTGCAAGGTTACAAACAGGATTGATTGCAGCCGCTGCTACAAACTTGTCTGGTGCCTGCAGCAAATGCAGAGTTCGAATGTTACAGCAAATTGATAATGCAACATGTGAGACAAAAACATCTATTAAGTGCAGTTATTGCACCTGGCCAATCAACTGAGTTGTCAGAAAACCACCATGTGAAATGCCCATTACTGTAATCTTAGATGGGCTGGCAAGACCCAAGTTGATGACATGATCTATGGCAGAGAGAACATCATTGACATCCTAtatatgaaaaactaaaattaaggTCCGACCCAGAAAATCTAGCGTATCTATATTGCTAAACTAGCTTATAAATTAAAGCTTTGCTTCTATAGCATAAGCTAATCAAAGTATTTAGCGTCAGAAGTAGAACATAATAAATACCTGAGACCCAACATTCCCTGGAAGAGATTGCAATGCTTCCTCACCAAATCCCAATGAACCTCtgagaaataataacattatatgAAACCTCAGAATGGACAACTAAAAACATTCTTTATCCATGTTTTGACATCTAAAGGTTCTATAAGCTATACGTGGTCATAATGAGTTTCCTTATGGGTGTTGACAATGACATTTATTTCTCTAGAAAAGCAGTCCGAGTAGTGCAAacttttaaacaatataaattaagaTGCATATGGAGAATGAAAGACTTGTGTCCAGGAAATTTTATCGAAGTATAATTATTCAGAGTCCTTATAGCATAACAAAAAATTGACCAGCCTTTCACTTTCAACTCCTCAGCGTTTACCATTATGAAGTCTAACTAAACCCTAAACATCCTTCTGTTCACAATTCCCATAATTCATTTCAATTTCTAAATTCCTAATGTAGCTCTTACAGATAGGTATCCACATTTATTTCCCATTCCAATATCAGACTGAGTATTTTTTACTTCACGGGGAAGCTATTTAAACTTCATATATGCTAACATTCTCGTTTAAACTCTATAAACTTATCCTGCAAAGAGTCGTGTTCTTTATTTTCTCTGGTATCTAGTTTTTTTCTACTGTAAACTTGCTTCCTTTTCTAAGGATTCAAATGATAGGATCTACAACCAATCCTCTTTGACAGGTACTTCGAGCTAATGAAGTCAATTAAGCTTGTTTTGCATAAAAAAGGCAATAGTCTTACATCCTTTTTTATGAGTTAAAAGCATAAATAAGTTTCATGTCCTCAATATGTGACCAACTTTTGTTACCAATAATTTCTCTTTTCAAATTAGGTacctaataatttaaaatatttaagtttatgatGTTAGTTCCATCTCTCTTGGCATAACAATACTGAACCAAACTAATGATTGGAAGTTCAAGAGTATTTTGGCTACCTGTAATTAACAATCAGCAAGCTGTATCCAACTGTAGATAGAAAAGCCAAATACTTAGAAAAGTATGACAAAGAGACGTCTTGGGGCCCTCCATGAAGGATCACAATTAACGGATCAAATTCAATCTTGGTATTGGTTTTAGAAGACACAAATATAGCTTCAAAAGGTTTTGTAGCacctgaaattaaaattaaaatagatagATATAATAGTCAATTGACTGGTCAATAAATTTGAGAAGATTTATTGATAGGGCGTAATTAATAAGTGTGTTCCTGAAGTACTGTATCACCAAATAAGTGGTTGCATTGTACAAGACAATCTTCATCAATTTATCAAGTCAAATATTTTCAATAGTCACATACCACAAAGTTCTTTTATGCTCTCTGTTAAATGGTTGTTTATACATAGCCCCCTTATAGTGAACATATAAACTAAAGCTTCATTTCTACTTTCTTGTTTCTTTGTCAATAAAATCAAGATTTTATGCAAGATATAATACATAGTATTATCTTCATGCACCAATCAAAAGCTAACTTTTGTTCATTTTCCCTTTTAGGAGAGGACATGGTAGGGACAGTGCATGTTGGGGAGAGTGGAGGGAACAATCACAGTATGATTTTCAATAGTGAATTTAGTCCCATATGTTTAAATTTCATCACATGAATCAGATTAATTCACCTCATTATTGACGAGCAGTATATGGATTGAATTTCATAAATCTAATAGGATACCTTATCAGTTGGATTCTGAGAATATACAGATACAAATTAAAGCATATCTGAAATTTCATTAAGTCATTCAACTTAGCACTGAATATCCACGAGAAAGAAACCGGAATAACTTGAAAACCTTTTGTTTGACCATCATGAGCATCCTTAACTGAGATCCTCAGTATACTAGACTGGAGAGAGGACAGCAAAGATCTAACCTGCAGCCAAAATCCTATTATTCACTTCTAAATAGAATGACATATGTTTGCAACAATGATTTCTGATAATATCTGACAAGAAAATAGAACAAACCTTGTCAGAGCATCTGAATATGGGACTGGATATATTTGACCAACTCCATGTAGTATTGTTTGTCTCCTTCTTAATGGCCTTTCCATACCTTATTTGAGCAAAATCAACCGGACTGCTGGAAACTGCAAAAGGATTAACAAAGAAAAACGATAAAACATATTCCTCCACTTCAAAAGTCCCAGGTATTGACAAATTGAGCAGTTGTTTTTACTGGCAACAATATTGTTCCCATCCAGCGTAAGAAGATTCCACGAGAAATTTGGATCTACAGGGCTGATATGTACTATCTCCCCACTATAATGTGATGAAAAAGGAATTGATAATAAAGAATACACAACCTTTAATAAATGGAATAAAAAACATTCCTGTTGTTATTTACTTACCTCAGCACATTCACTGAGAGCAGAACTTCACTGCTGTGCCAGATGGATGATATAATCATTGTGCAGTTGTCAGATAACCAAGGATTACTATGAATAGTGGTGCAATAAAGCCCAGGGAAGCAACCGTCTTCAGCGCACATCACAACAGGAATCTCCAAAATTGATTGAAAAGACTGAGTTATTAACCGAAAACAATATGCACTAATTGACATATGCTTAGATCTCACTAAGAGAAGGGGTAggatgaagaagagaaaagaatctTATTTATAGCACCAAGTATCAtatgatgttttgttttgtaaaatagAAAGGATCCTCAATACTAACATAAACAATCTGAAAATCACAAATGAAAAACTACATGGCCTATGTGATCCAACAACTTAGACTTAAATCGAGTGTATTTAATAAATGAACTAGATGAGAAAGTAACAAAAAGGTTCACTCTTAAGTTATTAAAGAATGCAGTTAAACCAAATACATTAAAATCAAACTGGCCACATAGGAAGATCTTACGATGTcataaattttgaaagattGGAAAGGTTTTCCATTAGTTAGCCAATCAATTCTGTGAAGTGAATTTGTAGCATTATGCACTCCAGAGTCCACAGCACTTCTTGCAGATAAAAACACAAGAAATTTTCCATCTGGACTGGTGGAAAATTCATGAACAACGGTCAGAATATTAAGAACACAACTCATGTACCAATATTTCTCAACAACTAATATACTTTCATGAGCTAATATTTGATTAACTTCAGACAAGTCAGTTTGTTCATATAAAAGATTAGAAAACAATGACCACGGGAAAGTGAGAAGACACGTTGTTATAAGAAAggaacagaaaaaaataattaatccaGAGTACAAAAACTTGGCTTATTTCTGCAGTAATCAGGTACAAGCATCCAtgctataatataaaatttctaaCTGGAAAAATATGATGTGTGACTGCAAAATGTGGAAACTATCTAAAATTATTGAGCTAAAGAAGCTCAAATAGGTCCAATATGTGACCAACAACATCGAAGGCAGCACAAACTGACACTGATTTCTGACCAGTTAAATTATGCCAACCTTTCAGCTTTGACTAAAGAAGAATGAATCGTGACTAACACTACTGACTACACTAAGTTGCTGCTTAATAAACCAATCATTTGAATTTTGGAAAGGAAAACTAGTGTTATGTGATTAAATTAACTTATGAGTACAAGATGATTTACCACGTTGGCAACTTACTTGACTtggataaaagaaataatagtaAATAGTTTTTTGTAGAAGAACCTTTATACATCCCTCACTAACAAAACAGTAATACCCTTTGTTTCAACCATAAAGGCATGTAAGTTTCAAGTAACCTTTTTCATATCTTCCAATTCTCTGAAAATAAGCCATGACATCTCaaaaacttgaaaattaaaaacacaaaaataaaacttcaggaaaagaaaaagaaacctaTCCTTTGGCTACAACCACCATCCACCAGATCCAAGAATTTCAAGCCTTACTGCCACTATCTGTTGACTTGACATGATTCGAGATAACTATAACCTTGATCCTTCTGCTAGTCATCTTCATCTTTTGAAATGTTTCCATTTTCTTGTGAACAAAATCACAGTTATACACACCAAAAACTTCATGGAAAAATGTTTTCCACTCTCAAGATTTTGAAACAAGTGAAGATTAATCAATACTAGCACAACCAAAACCTAATAACTATTGGACAAAAAGTCTTAAAACATGTGATTTGACCGGTGAACAGACTACCTGAACCGGGGAAAGAATGCACTGCTTATAGTTTGAGTAAGGTT from the Vigna angularis cultivar LongXiaoDou No.4 chromosome 3, ASM1680809v1, whole genome shotgun sequence genome contains:
- the LOC108324241 gene encoding acylamino-acid-releasing enzyme isoform X4; amino-acid sequence: MHKEAEDDYAHLSSLLQEFTSIPNIDKAWLFSSPGLHLQGMFAVSQSDLLTNTRRTSIMSCNILKERDSSVNFLWAPFPIEMSGVSVIVPSPSGSKLLVIRNPENEAACCFQIWSSSRMEKEFHIPQSLHGSVYNDGWFEGVSWNMNETCVAYVAEGPSPAKLTFNGLWGYKIDGCADKDSGYWKCQGDWEEDWGETYAGKRQPALFVIDINSGEVREVKGIDKSLSIGQVVWAPFTEGSEQYLVFVGWSSKPRKLGIKYCSNRPCALYAVRLRALHHDSKSNEPVLQSTEEFHMLNLTQTISSAFFPRFSPDGKFLVFLSARSAVDSGVHNATNSLHRIDWLTNGKPFQSFKIYDIIPVVMCAEDGCFPGLYCTTIHSNPWLSDNCTMIISSIWHSSEVLLSVNVLSGEIVHISPVDPNFSWNLLTLDGNNIVAISSSPVDFAQIRYGKAIKKETNNTTWSWSNISSPIFRCSDKVRSLLSSLQSSILRISVKDAHDGQTKGATKPFEAIFVSSKTNTKIEFDPLIVILHGGPQDVSLSYFSKYLAFLSTVGYSLLIVNYRGSLGFGEEALQSLPGNVGSQDVNDVLSAIDHVINLGLASPSKITVMGISHGGFLTTQLIGQAPDKFVAAAAINPVCNLALMIGTTDIPDWCYVEACGTTARNCFTEPPSADDLTLLYNKSPISHVSKVKAPTLFLLGAQDVRVPIYDGLQYARALKEKGVDVKIIMFQNDVHALKRPQSDMESFLNIGVWFNKYCKYGASESRDFLKT
- the LOC108324241 gene encoding acylamino-acid-releasing enzyme isoform X1, with the protein product MPLFIHVLHYIISHLLCTKVLIPCLEMHKEAEDDYAHLSSLLQEFTSIPNIDKAWLFSSPGLHLQGMFAVSQSDLLTNTRRTSIMSCNILKERDSSVNFLWAPFPIEMSGVSVIVPSPSGSKLLVIRNPENEAACCFQIWSSSRMEKEFHIPQSLHGSVYNDGWFEGVSWNMNETCVAYVAEGPSPAKLTFNGLWGYKIDGCADKDSGYWKCQGDWEEDWGETYAGKRQPALFVIDINSGEVREVKGIDKSLSIGQVVWAPFTEGSEQYLVFVGWSSKPRKLGIKYCSNRPCALYAVRLRALHHDSKSNEPVLQSTEEFHMLNLTQTISSAFFPRFSPDGKFLVFLSARSAVDSGVHNATNSLHRIDWLTNGKPFQSFKIYDIIPVVMCAEDGCFPGLYCTTIHSNPWLSDNCTMIISSIWHSSEVLLSVNVLSGEIVHISPVDPNFSWNLLTLDGNNIVAISSSPVDFAQIRYGKAIKKETNNTTWSWSNISSPIFRCSDKVRSLLSSLQSSILRISVKDAHDGQTKGATKPFEAIFVSSKTNTKIEFDPLIVILHGGPQDVSLSYFSKYLAFLSTVGYSLLIVNYRGSLGFGEEALQSLPGNVGSQDVNDVLSAIDHVINLGLASPSKITVMGISHGGFLTTQLIGQAPDKFVAAAAINPVCNLALMIGTTDIPDWCYVEACGTTARNCFTEPPSADDLTLLYNKSPISHVSKVKAPTLFLLGAQDVRVPIYDGLQYARALKEKGVDVKIIMFQNDVHALKRPQSDMESFLNIGVWFNKYCKYGASESRDFLKT
- the LOC108324241 gene encoding acylamino-acid-releasing enzyme isoform X2; the protein is MYQGLEMHKEAEDDYAHLSSLLQEFTSIPNIDKAWLFSSPGLHLQGMFAVSQSDLLTNTRRTSIMSCNILKERDSSVNFLWAPFPIEMSGVSVIVPSPSGSKLLVIRNPENEAACCFQIWSSSRMEKEFHIPQSLHGSVYNDGWFEGVSWNMNETCVAYVAEGPSPAKLTFNGLWGYKIDGCADKDSGYWKCQGDWEEDWGETYAGKRQPALFVIDINSGEVREVKGIDKSLSIGQVVWAPFTEGSEQYLVFVGWSSKPRKLGIKYCSNRPCALYAVRLRALHHDSKSNEPVLQSTEEFHMLNLTQTISSAFFPRFSPDGKFLVFLSARSAVDSGVHNATNSLHRIDWLTNGKPFQSFKIYDIIPVVMCAEDGCFPGLYCTTIHSNPWLSDNCTMIISSIWHSSEVLLSVNVLSGEIVHISPVDPNFSWNLLTLDGNNIVAISSSPVDFAQIRYGKAIKKETNNTTWSWSNISSPIFRCSDKVRSLLSSLQSSILRISVKDAHDGQTKGATKPFEAIFVSSKTNTKIEFDPLIVILHGGPQDVSLSYFSKYLAFLSTVGYSLLIVNYRGSLGFGEEALQSLPGNVGSQDVNDVLSAIDHVINLGLASPSKITVMGISHGGFLTTQLIGQAPDKFVAAAAINPVCNLALMIGTTDIPDWCYVEACGTTARNCFTEPPSADDLTLLYNKSPISHVSKVKAPTLFLLGAQDVRVPIYDGLQYARALKEKGVDVKIIMFQNDVHALKRPQSDMESFLNIGVWFNKYCKYGASESRDFLKT
- the LOC108324241 gene encoding acylamino-acid-releasing enzyme isoform X3 gives rise to the protein MPLFIHVLHYIISHLLCTKVLIPCLEMHKEAEDDYAHLSSLLQEFTSIPNIDKAWLFSSPGLHLQGMFAVSQSDLLTNTRRTSIMSCNILKERDSSVNFLWAPFPIEMSGVSVIVPSPSGSKLLVIRNPENEAACCFQIWSSSRMEKEFHIPQSLHGSVYNDGWFEGVSWNMNETCVAYVAEGPSPAKLTFNGLWGYKIDGCADKDSGYWKCQGDWEEDWGETYAGKRQPALFVIDINSGEVREVKGIDKSLSIGQVVWAPFTEGSEQYLVFVGWSSKPRKLGIKYCSNRPCALYAVRLRALHHDSKSNEPVLQSTEEFHMLNLTQTISSAFFPRFSPDGKFLVFLSARSAVDSGVHNATNSLHRIDWLTNGKPFQSFKIYDIIPVVMCAEDGCFPGLYCTTIHSNPWLSDNCTMIISSIWHSSEVLLSVNVLSGEIVHISPVDPNFSWNLLTLDGNNIVAISSSPVDFAQIRYGKAIKKETNNTTWSWSNISSPIFRCSDKVRSLLSSLQSSILRISVKDAHDGQTKGATKPFEAIFVSSKTNTKIEFDPLIVILHGGPQDVSLSYFSKYLAFLSTVGYSLLIVNYRGSLGFGEEALQSLPGNVGSQDVNDVLSAIDHVINLGLASPSKITVMGISHGGFLTTQLIGQAPDKFVAAAAINPVCNLALMIGTTDIPDWCYVEACGTTARNCFTEPPSADDLTLLYNKSPISHVSKVKAPTLFLLGAQDVRVPIYDGLQYARALKEKGHNLTWNLSLTLGCGSTSTANTGQANHEIS